The following proteins are encoded in a genomic region of Danio rerio strain Tuebingen ecotype United States chromosome 16, GRCz12tu, whole genome shotgun sequence:
- the rpz6 gene encoding rapunzel 6, giving the protein MSSPLERVVAQKKEAIEEVMEMFERGAEVLASAVGGLSPLFEASAPVLRLFLDNVESKEVTYVKDQFLVVRSKLDVLSSQIEDINCEIKKGRLDSQFFTVEENICNQFRKYIDILEAKPEYKEVRKRLFLQHFPKTGGEKNLYMLYDAVMGNSTFGEPILEVVEQYEARNRRVLEDFCVRLKELLCLGIIALLGYCFLTQGEEAEQEKIQEWSTKIEEIETKMKETIEKCVQSFPEQAELDIKRLLKEKEEANLQETARELLDFLTKKFDWVCWSIRVISNMGKISNLRAGQNFQCVSGQKYLEVSQGNETHLVVSYCSDPQPVPNESIKQMMEGPARKGDAKAVVEMLEKQLAGFLIHAVSRHKESFTLSSFPEQCHYWEKHKNVNVCVHSE; this is encoded by the coding sequence atgtccAGTCCACTAGAGCGGGTTGTTGCGCAGAAGAAGGAGGCGATTGAAGAAGTAATGGAGATGTTTGAGAGAGGAGCCGAGGTGTTGGCCAGCGCTGTTGGAGGACTGAGTCCACTTTTTGAAGCCTCCGCACCAGTTTTGAGGCTGTTCTTGGACAACGTAGAAAGCAAGGAGGTCACATATGTCAAAGATCAGTTTCTAGTCGTGAGAAGCAAACTAGACGTCCTCTCATCTCAAATAGAGGACATCAACTGCGAAATCAAAAAGGGACGCCTGGATTCCCAGTTCTTCACTGTGGAGGAAAACATATGCAACCAGTTTAGAAAATACATTGACATTCTGGAGGCCAAACCGGAGTATAAGGAGGTCAGAAAACGCTTGTTCTTACAGCACTTCCCCAAAACAGGTGGAGAGAAGAATCTTTACATGCTTTATGATGCTGTGATGGGGAACAGCACATTCGGGGAGCCAATCCTGGAGGTTGTGGAGCAATACGAGGCCAGAAACAGAAGAGTTCTGGAAGATTTTTGTGTGCGGCTGAAGGAGCTGCTCTGTCTGGGAATAATCGCTCTGCTGGGATATTGTTTCCTCACTCAGGGAGAAGAAGCGGAGCAGGAGAAGATCCAAGAGTGGAGCACCAAAATCGAGGAGATCGAGACCAAAATGAAGGAAACCATTGAGAAATGTGTGCAATCATtcccggagcaagctgaactagACATCAAGAGGCTCCTGAAGGAAAAGGAGGAAGCAAACCTTCAGGAAACAGCCAGAGAACTGCTGGACTTCCTGACGAAGAAGTTCGACTGGGTTTGCTGGTCCATCAGAGTCATCAGCAACATGGGCAAAATTAGCAACTTGAGAGCCGGACAAAACTTTCAGTGCGTGTCCGGACAGAAATATTTGGAAGTTTCTCAAGGAAACGAAACACACCTGGTGGTCTCGTACTGCAGTGACCCTCAGCCGGTGCCCAATGAGAGCATCAAACAGATGATGGAGGGTCCTGCCAGAAAAGGAGACGCTAAAGCTGTGGTGGAGATGCTGGAGAAGCAGTTAGCAGGGTTTCTGATTCATGCCGTCAGTCGACACAAGGAGAGCTTCACTCTGTCCAGCTTTCCAGAACAATGTCACTACTGGGAGAAACATAAGAACGTCAATGTGTGCGTGCATTCAGAGTAG
- the LOC100330084 gene encoding protein rapunzel-like produces MAENEISEDTDKLKRGLVKVLECVATISSAAAVVNPIFGVTGSLLHVVLHHVNDEDIQKLKREFGSVSRALDEISQQNQNVLLQIRKETVDGLYCRVEENIRNQFSKFMDTVEASSGHEPRRKEFEMSFVINQCDQNLHTLYGGVMGESKIFCQPILEVYMKHSQGDRRIMENLCTRLSYLFCIGLIALMGYAGIVGDDEEALRIEWEEKMKDVAKKMTEVLKS; encoded by the coding sequence ATGGCTGAAAATGAGATCTCAGAAGACACTGACAAGCTGAAGCGGGGTCTGGTGAAGGTGCTAGAATGTGTGGCCACCATCTCCTCAGCAGCAGCGGTGGTCAATCCCATCTTCGGCGTGACTGGATCTCTCCTTCATGTGGTTCTGCACCACGTGAACGATGAAGACATTCAGAAACTCAAGCGAGAATTCGGCAGCGTCAGTCGAGCTCTAGACGAAATTTCACAGCAGAACCAGAATGTGTTGCTTCAGATCAGGAAGGAGACGGTGGACGGACTTTACTGTCGTGTAGAAGAAAACATTCGCAATCAATTTAGCAAATTTATGGACACTGTGGAGGCGTCGTCAGGACATGAACCGCGGAGGAAGGAGTTTGAAATGAGCTTCGTGATCAATCAGTGTGACCAGAACCTGCACACGCTTTATGGTGGAGTCATGGGCGAATCCAAGATCTTCTGTCAGCCCATATTAGAGGTGTACATGAAGCATTCGCAGGGCGATCGACGCATCATGGAAAACCTCTGCACGCGGCTCTCGTATCTGTTCTGCATCGGCCTTATTGCATTAATGGGCTACGCCGGTATCGTCGGGGATGATGAGGAAGCTCTACGCATCGAGTGGGAGGAGAAAATGAAAGATGTGGCTAAGAAAATGACAGAAGTGTTAAAGAGTTAA